From Paraburkholderia sabiae, a single genomic window includes:
- a CDS encoding carbohydrate ABC transporter permease: protein MRDNRRWIRALVLLVYIAFALIPLYWMLSISLRTNEETMSAFSIWPHHVTFDNFKIIFTDPSWYWGYINSIVYVLMNTVMSVLVALPAAYAFSRYRFLGDKHMFFWLLTNRMTPPAVFLLPFFQLYSSVGLMDTYVAVALAHMLFNVPLAVWILEGFMSGVSREIDETAYIDGYSFPAFFIKIFLPLIKAGVGVTAFFCFMFSWVELLLARTLTTVNAKPIAAVMTRTVSAAGMDWGVLSAAGVLTIIPGALVIYFVRNYIAKGFAMGRV, encoded by the coding sequence ATGCGTGACAATCGCCGCTGGATACGCGCGCTCGTATTGCTCGTCTATATTGCATTCGCGCTGATTCCTTTGTACTGGATGTTGTCGATTTCGCTACGCACGAACGAAGAAACGATGTCGGCGTTTTCGATCTGGCCGCATCACGTGACCTTCGACAACTTCAAGATCATTTTCACCGACCCGTCGTGGTACTGGGGCTACATCAACTCGATCGTCTATGTGTTGATGAATACGGTGATGTCGGTGCTCGTCGCATTGCCGGCTGCGTACGCGTTCTCGCGTTATCGCTTTCTCGGCGACAAGCACATGTTCTTCTGGCTGCTCACCAACCGGATGACGCCGCCCGCTGTGTTTCTTTTGCCGTTCTTTCAGCTCTATTCGAGCGTCGGTTTGATGGACACGTATGTCGCCGTTGCACTCGCGCATATGTTGTTCAACGTGCCGCTCGCCGTGTGGATTCTCGAAGGCTTCATGTCGGGTGTGTCGCGTGAAATCGACGAGACCGCATATATCGACGGTTATTCGTTTCCCGCTTTCTTCATCAAGATCTTCTTGCCGCTCATCAAGGCGGGTGTCGGCGTGACGGCGTTCTTCTGCTTCATGTTCAGCTGGGTCGAATTGCTGCTCGCGCGCACGCTGACTACGGTGAACGCGAAGCCGATCGCAGCCGTGATGACGCGCACGGTATCGGCAGCGGGTATGGATTGGGGCGTGCTGTCGGCCGCCGGCGTGCTGACGATCATTCCCGGCGCCCTCGTTATCTATTTCGTGCGCAACTACATCGCGAAGGGCTTTGCGATGGGGAGAGTGTGA
- a CDS encoding ABC transporter ATP-binding protein, which yields MARIEFQNLGHAYRPNPASLDDYALQPMSMVWEDGGAYALLGPSGCGKSTLLNIVSGLVKPSEGKVLFNGRDVTTLGARERNIAQVFQFPVIYDTMTVFDNLAFPLRNRGLPTAEVRTRVHEVADILDMARELPRKASNLSADAKQKISLGRGLVRKDVAAILFDEPLTVIDPHMKWMLRRQLKKIHQQLKLTLIYVTHDQVEALTFADEVVVMTNGRVVQKGGPEALFLRPDHSFVGYFIGSPGMNLCPVSLDESAIKLGSQRIAVDPNTLATLKNTNGDLKLGIRPEFVRLANDGESGAVKAQVTRAQQLGNYQLVTANCEGHVFNAKMEPNLRVVDGPVWLRVAAPETVYFSNDERIAVRAAAGGA from the coding sequence ATGGCGCGCATTGAGTTTCAGAACTTGGGGCACGCATACCGCCCGAATCCCGCATCGCTCGACGACTACGCCTTGCAGCCGATGAGCATGGTCTGGGAAGACGGCGGCGCCTATGCGCTGCTCGGACCTTCGGGTTGCGGGAAATCGACCTTGCTGAACATTGTGTCGGGTCTCGTGAAGCCTTCGGAAGGCAAGGTGCTTTTCAATGGGCGCGACGTCACCACATTGGGCGCGCGCGAACGCAACATCGCGCAGGTGTTCCAGTTCCCAGTCATCTACGACACGATGACCGTGTTCGACAATCTGGCGTTTCCATTGCGCAATCGCGGGCTGCCCACGGCAGAAGTTCGCACGCGCGTGCACGAAGTGGCCGACATTCTTGATATGGCGCGCGAGTTGCCGCGCAAGGCGAGCAATCTGTCGGCGGACGCGAAGCAGAAGATTTCGCTTGGACGCGGACTCGTGCGCAAGGACGTCGCGGCGATTCTGTTCGACGAGCCGCTGACCGTCATCGATCCGCACATGAAGTGGATGCTGCGGCGTCAACTGAAGAAGATCCATCAGCAACTGAAGCTCACGCTGATCTACGTGACGCACGATCAGGTCGAGGCGCTGACTTTTGCCGATGAAGTGGTCGTCATGACCAATGGACGCGTCGTGCAAAAGGGCGGCCCAGAAGCGCTATTTCTGAGGCCCGATCATTCGTTTGTCGGCTATTTCATCGGCAGTCCGGGGATGAATCTGTGCCCCGTGAGTCTGGATGAAAGTGCGATCAAGCTCGGTTCGCAGCGCATTGCTGTCGACCCGAATACGCTTGCGACGCTCAAGAACACGAACGGCGATCTGAAGCTGGGCATTCGCCCTGAATTCGTGCGCCTTGCCAATGACGGCGAAAGCGGTGCCGTCAAGGCGCAAGTCACGCGTGCACAGCAGCTCGGTAATTATCAGCTCGTGACGGCGAATTGCGAAGGTCACGTTTTCAACGCCAAGATGGAGCCTAATTTGCGCGTCGTGGATGGCCCTGTGTGGTTGCGCGTCGCCGCACCCGAAACCGTTTATTTCAGCAACGACGAACGCATCGCGGTACGTGCCGCAGCAGGAGGCGCGTGA
- a CDS encoding ABC transporter substrate-binding protein, with product MQHRRRIVALAVAGVVAGACANHAALAGTPEAQKWVDSEFQPSTLSKQQQMDEMKWFIDTAAKLKAAGVKEVHVVSETIDTHMYESKTLAKAFTEITGIPVKHDIIQEGDVVEKLQTSMQSGQSIYDGWISDSDLIGTHYRYGVIVPLSDYMTGEGKEYTNPGLDLKDFIGTSFTTAPDKKLYQLPDQQFANLYWFRADWFARKDLQDKFKAKYGYDLGVPVNWSAYEDIADFFTNDVKTIDGEKVFGHMDYGKKDPSLGWRFTDAWLSMAGEADKGIPNGIPVDEWGIRVTPDGCHPVGASVSRGGGTNSPAAVFATTKYVDWLKKYAPPEASGMTFSEAGPVPAQGKIAQQIFWYTAFTASMLKPGNVTNADGTPKWRMAPSPHGPYWKDGMQNGYQDVGSWTFFKSTPANQRAAAWLYAQFVTSKTVSLKKSIVGLTFIRDSDIHSDYFTKNADKYGGLIEFYRSPARVAWTPTGNNVPDYPKMAQLWWKNVATAAAGEKTPQAAMDNLAKEMDQVLGRLQRAGMKVCAPELNAESDPSKWLSDQHAPWKKLANEKPKGETVKYDQLLAAWKAGKVR from the coding sequence ATGCAACACAGGAGACGGATCGTCGCGCTTGCAGTGGCAGGAGTGGTCGCGGGGGCATGTGCGAATCACGCTGCGCTTGCGGGCACGCCCGAAGCGCAGAAATGGGTCGACAGCGAATTCCAGCCGAGCACGCTGTCCAAGCAGCAGCAGATGGACGAAATGAAGTGGTTCATCGACACGGCTGCGAAACTCAAGGCGGCAGGCGTCAAGGAAGTACACGTGGTGTCGGAAACGATCGACACGCACATGTATGAATCGAAGACGCTTGCAAAGGCATTTACGGAAATCACCGGGATTCCCGTCAAGCACGACATCATTCAGGAAGGCGATGTCGTCGAAAAGTTGCAGACGTCGATGCAGTCGGGTCAAAGCATTTACGACGGCTGGATTTCGGACTCGGACCTGATTGGCACGCACTATCGCTATGGTGTGATCGTGCCGCTCTCCGATTACATGACAGGCGAGGGCAAGGAGTATACGAATCCGGGCCTCGATCTGAAGGACTTTATCGGCACGAGCTTTACGACTGCGCCGGACAAGAAGCTCTATCAATTGCCGGACCAGCAGTTCGCAAATCTCTACTGGTTCCGCGCGGACTGGTTCGCGCGCAAGGACTTGCAGGACAAGTTCAAGGCGAAGTATGGCTATGACCTCGGTGTGCCGGTTAACTGGTCGGCGTATGAAGATATCGCAGACTTCTTCACGAACGATGTGAAGACCATCGACGGCGAAAAGGTCTTTGGTCACATGGATTACGGCAAGAAAGATCCGTCGCTGGGATGGCGCTTCACCGACGCATGGCTTTCGATGGCCGGTGAAGCCGATAAAGGTATTCCGAACGGCATTCCCGTCGACGAATGGGGCATTCGCGTGACACCGGATGGATGTCACCCCGTCGGTGCATCCGTGTCGCGCGGCGGTGGTACGAATAGTCCCGCAGCCGTGTTCGCCACGACGAAATACGTCGATTGGCTGAAGAAGTATGCGCCGCCCGAAGCGTCGGGTATGACGTTCAGCGAGGCGGGCCCGGTGCCGGCGCAAGGCAAGATCGCCCAGCAGATCTTCTGGTACACGGCATTCACTGCCTCGATGCTGAAACCCGGTAACGTCACGAACGCGGACGGTACGCCGAAGTGGCGGATGGCGCCGTCGCCGCATGGCCCCTACTGGAAGGACGGCATGCAAAACGGCTATCAGGACGTTGGTTCGTGGACTTTCTTCAAGTCGACGCCTGCGAACCAGCGCGCGGCTGCGTGGCTCTACGCGCAGTTCGTCACGTCGAAGACGGTGTCGCTGAAGAAGTCGATCGTTGGTCTTACGTTCATTCGCGATTCCGACATTCATAGCGACTACTTCACCAAGAATGCGGACAAATACGGCGGCCTGATCGAGTTCTATCGCAGTCCGGCGCGCGTTGCATGGACGCCGACGGGCAATAACGTCCCCGACTATCCGAAGATGGCGCAATTGTGGTGGAAGAACGTCGCAACGGCTGCTGCCGGCGAGAAGACACCGCAAGCCGCAATGGACAACCTCGCGAAGGAAATGGACCAGGTGCTGGGCCGTTTGCAGCGCGCAGGGATGAAAGTCTGTGCGCCGGAGTTGAATGCGGAAAGCGATCCGTCGAAGTGGCTCTCCGATCAGCACGCGCCGTGGAAGAAGCTCGCGAATGAAAAGCCGAAGGGCGAAACGGTCAAGTACGACCAGTTGCTCGCAGCATGGAAGGCAGGCAAGGTGCGCTAA
- a CDS encoding DUF2160 domain-containing protein yields MFKWMYWTPEVAIFFGCVVVMLAGMTLWELRAPTIERKGFLPIATTRGDRLFIGLLTAAYVNLAWIAISGEGASAWPGFAASVVVLLAIMWRG; encoded by the coding sequence ATGTTCAAGTGGATGTACTGGACACCGGAAGTCGCGATCTTCTTTGGCTGCGTCGTCGTGATGCTTGCGGGAATGACGCTTTGGGAACTGCGCGCACCGACTATCGAACGCAAAGGCTTTTTGCCGATTGCCACGACGCGCGGCGACCGGCTCTTTATCGGCCTGTTGACAGCGGCGTATGTGAATCTCGCATGGATCGCCATCAGCGGCGAGGGCGCAAGCGCATGGCCGGGCTTTGCGGCATCCGTTGTCGTGCTGCTCGCGATCATGTGGCGAGGATAG
- a CDS encoding Fe2+-dependent dioxygenase: MIVTIPDVLSPAEAAAMRAQLEASDAWVDGRATAGYQGAPVKRNQQIEQTAPIALEMGDRIVASLERHPLFISAALPNKVYPPLFNRYEGGMHFGSHVDGAIRLVPGSGVRVRTDISITLFLTPPDEYDGGELLIEDTYGVQEVKLPAGHAIVYPGTSLHQVRPVTRGARVSSFFWAQSLVRDDTQRAMLFDLDGAIQRLNASNGDEAARRTLVGCYHNLLRMWSET, from the coding sequence ATGATTGTCACGATCCCGGACGTACTGAGTCCCGCCGAAGCCGCCGCGATGCGTGCGCAACTCGAAGCGAGCGATGCATGGGTCGATGGCCGCGCGACAGCCGGCTATCAGGGCGCGCCCGTCAAGCGTAACCAGCAGATCGAACAGACGGCGCCGATCGCGCTGGAAATGGGCGACCGGATCGTTGCATCGCTGGAACGTCATCCGCTTTTCATCAGCGCCGCGTTGCCGAACAAGGTGTACCCGCCGCTCTTCAACCGCTACGAAGGCGGCATGCACTTCGGCAGTCACGTCGACGGTGCAATCCGTCTCGTGCCGGGCAGCGGTGTGCGTGTGCGCACCGACATCTCGATCACGCTTTTTCTCACACCGCCCGACGAATACGATGGCGGCGAACTGCTAATCGAAGATACGTATGGCGTGCAGGAAGTGAAGCTGCCCGCCGGACACGCAATCGTCTATCCAGGCACGAGCCTGCATCAGGTGAGGCCCGTGACGCGCGGCGCGCGCGTGTCGAGTTTCTTTTGGGCGCAAAGCCTGGTGCGCGACGACACGCAGCGTGCGATGCTGTTCGATCTCGACGGCGCGATCCAGCGGCTCAATGCATCGAATGGCGATGAAGCGGCTCGCCGCACGCTGGTGGGCTGTTATCACAACCTGCTGCGCATGTGGAGCGAGACGTAA
- a CDS encoding ABC transporter ATP-binding protein: MVLELERVTVVSGGLTHLYGVDLRLVPGAINVLLGPTQAGKTTLMRVMAGLDKPASGRVLADGQDVTGVSVRQRNLAMVYQQFINYPAMTVFDNIASPLKLQKTDAADIRRRVNEVASKLHIEHLLDRRPGELSGGQQQRCALARALVKRTSLVLLDEPLVNLDYKLREELRAELTTLFADGKTTVVYATTEPLEALLLGGYTAVVDKGRVLQFGPTLDVYNAPANVDVAAVFNDPPMNMLTSELLENGDARLPIGVDVPVRRAAATAVGTGTCRIGIRPGHLRLAPRNAHSIAVPCLLELAELSGSETYLHLHTRHGGIDLVAQLQGVHQIEIGTQLDVYIDPDELFVFGADANLVARPKVQEVAYGAH; the protein is encoded by the coding sequence TTGGTTTTGGAACTGGAGCGGGTCACCGTCGTTTCGGGCGGGCTGACGCATCTGTATGGCGTCGATCTGCGGCTCGTCCCGGGGGCGATCAATGTACTGCTGGGGCCGACCCAGGCAGGCAAGACCACGCTGATGCGCGTGATGGCAGGACTCGATAAACCCGCGTCCGGTCGCGTCCTCGCTGACGGCCAGGATGTGACGGGGGTGAGCGTGCGTCAGCGCAACCTCGCGATGGTCTATCAGCAGTTCATCAACTATCCCGCGATGACGGTGTTCGACAACATCGCGTCGCCGCTCAAGCTGCAAAAGACGGATGCCGCCGACATTCGCCGCCGCGTGAACGAGGTTGCGTCGAAGCTGCATATCGAGCATCTGCTCGATCGACGTCCCGGCGAGCTGTCAGGCGGGCAGCAGCAGCGTTGCGCGCTGGCGCGCGCGCTCGTCAAGCGCACGTCGCTCGTGCTGCTCGACGAGCCGCTGGTGAACCTCGATTACAAGCTGCGCGAAGAACTTCGCGCGGAACTCACGACGCTCTTTGCCGACGGCAAGACGACTGTCGTCTATGCGACGACGGAGCCGCTTGAAGCGCTGTTGCTCGGCGGCTACACGGCCGTTGTCGACAAGGGACGCGTGCTGCAGTTCGGACCGACGCTCGACGTCTACAACGCGCCCGCGAACGTCGACGTGGCCGCCGTCTTTAACGATCCGCCCATGAACATGCTGACGAGCGAACTGCTCGAGAACGGCGACGCGCGACTGCCCATCGGCGTCGACGTGCCTGTGCGACGCGCAGCCGCGACGGCGGTCGGTACGGGCACCTGTCGCATCGGCATACGGCCAGGCCATCTGCGTCTCGCGCCGCGCAATGCGCATTCGATCGCGGTGCCGTGCCTGCTCGAACTCGCCGAACTGAGCGGCTCGGAAACCTATCTGCACCTGCACACGCGTCATGGCGGCATCGACCTCGTCGCGCAGCTGCAAGGCGTGCATCAGATCGAGATCGGCACGCAGCTGGACGTGTACATCGACCCCGACGAACTGTTCGTGTTCGGCGCGGACGCCAATCTCGTCGCGCGTCCCAAGGTGCAGGAGGTGGCATATGGCGCGCATTGA
- a CDS encoding carbohydrate ABC transporter permease, protein MNKPLNQKAWLLVVPVFICVAFSAILPLMTVVNYSVQDIISPTQHVFVGTEWFRNIMTDPDLRGALGRQIIFSACVLLFEIPLGVALALAMPASGWRASAALVVLAMPLLIPWNVVGTIWQIFGRPDIGLLGYALNRIGVEYNYTASPTDAWVTVLVMDIWHWTPLVALLCYAGLRAIPDAFYQAAEIDGASRFAVFRYIQLPKMRGVLMIAVLLRFMDSFMIYTEPFVLTGGGPGDSTTFLSQYLTQKAVGQFDLGPAAAFSLIYFLIILLLCFILYNWMERVGKGGPATTGEDNA, encoded by the coding sequence ATGAACAAGCCGCTCAATCAGAAAGCGTGGCTGCTTGTCGTGCCCGTATTCATTTGCGTCGCGTTCTCCGCGATATTGCCGTTGATGACGGTCGTCAACTATTCGGTGCAGGACATCATCAGCCCGACACAGCATGTGTTCGTCGGTACGGAATGGTTTCGCAACATCATGACCGATCCCGATCTGCGCGGCGCATTGGGGCGGCAGATCATTTTCTCGGCGTGCGTGCTGCTGTTCGAAATACCGCTTGGCGTCGCGCTCGCTCTTGCAATGCCGGCGTCGGGCTGGCGTGCATCGGCTGCTCTCGTCGTGCTCGCAATGCCGCTGCTGATTCCATGGAACGTAGTCGGCACGATCTGGCAGATCTTTGGGCGGCCCGACATCGGCCTGCTTGGTTATGCATTGAATCGCATCGGCGTCGAGTACAACTACACGGCAAGTCCGACCGATGCATGGGTAACCGTGCTCGTGATGGACATCTGGCACTGGACCCCGCTCGTCGCATTGCTCTGCTATGCAGGCTTGCGCGCAATTCCCGATGCCTTCTATCAGGCTGCGGAAATCGACGGCGCCAGCCGCTTTGCGGTGTTCCGCTATATCCAGTTGCCCAAGATGCGCGGCGTGCTCATGATCGCGGTGCTGTTGCGCTTCATGGACAGTTTCATGATCTACACGGAACCTTTCGTATTGACGGGCGGCGGCCCGGGTGACTCGACGACATTCCTTAGCCAGTACCTCACGCAAAAAGCCGTCGGCCAATTCGATCTTGGTCCTGCGGCAGCGTTTTCGCTGATCTACTTCCTGATCATTCTTTTGCTCTGCTTCATTCTTTATAACTGGATGGAGCGCGTAGGCAAGGGCGGTCCTGCAACGACGGGAGAAGACAATGCGTGA
- a CDS encoding TonB-dependent receptor, with protein MHRTTPLAAAVMAVFATPLYAQTTTPATPAAQVAQAASSTSPASQPSASQPSDNATLPTVKVTSQADNATDFQADTSSVGAKVPTALRDIPQAATVVPKAVLQSQAVSSFSDALRNVPGITIGAAEGGQIGNNINLRGFSARTDIYLDGFRDRGQYYRDTFNLESIDVLYGPSSLYFGRGSTGGVINQVSKEPTLKKRADVSVQAGTHDRYRTTVDLDTPITDTSAFRINAFGQSLGSSRDVMKNKDYGVAPEVKFGIGTPTEITLSALIQHNRDQPDYGIPPLNGHPAPVNRGTFYGYTDDRTIQDVQTLSARIKHRFNDDLTLRNQTQFSHYSTEARATNAASVLTGPLGTSTALTNGNFTTIDPSKLFVKLQGKDRNINDHSVYNSTDLEAKFNTGPLKHDVITGLDLSHETYSNQSFTATSPGLPSNTIGIVPLIDPAYTPRPSNVKEVATNLAESSANGVGAYVNDTVSIGQHWKVVGGVRWDRYEASIHNSINVPGYATQTNYFTSVRGGIIYQPADWQSYYVSYGTSFDPSLEALTLTNGQQNLPPEHNKSYEVGAKLDLLGGGLSVTQSLFNIEKTNARTANPDGSYTLDGDIRVRGYQMGLAGHITNNWQVFGGYTYMDGEILKAFDGTQGKVPANTPKHTLTLWTTYLFTPHWEIGGGPTYMSSRYAANNNFVQVGGYTRWDAMAAYHAKRYDVQLNVLNLTDKNYYDALIPSDGGRAVPGYGRTFLATVNYRFF; from the coding sequence ATGCATCGAACTACGCCACTCGCAGCGGCCGTCATGGCCGTCTTTGCGACGCCGCTCTACGCACAAACGACGACGCCGGCCACACCGGCAGCACAGGTAGCCCAGGCCGCATCGTCCACTTCTCCCGCCAGCCAGCCCTCCGCCAGCCAGCCTTCCGACAACGCCACCCTGCCCACCGTCAAGGTGACGAGCCAGGCCGACAACGCCACCGATTTCCAGGCCGACACGTCGAGCGTCGGCGCCAAGGTGCCGACCGCGCTGCGTGACATTCCGCAAGCCGCGACCGTCGTGCCCAAGGCAGTGCTGCAATCGCAGGCCGTCAGCTCGTTCTCCGACGCGTTGCGCAACGTGCCCGGCATCACGATCGGCGCGGCGGAAGGCGGTCAGATCGGCAACAACATCAACCTGCGCGGCTTCTCGGCGCGCACCGACATTTACCTCGACGGCTTCCGCGATCGCGGCCAGTACTATCGCGACACGTTCAACCTCGAGTCGATCGACGTGCTGTATGGGCCGTCGTCGCTGTATTTCGGCCGCGGATCGACGGGCGGCGTGATCAACCAGGTCAGCAAGGAGCCGACGCTGAAGAAGCGCGCCGACGTCTCCGTGCAGGCCGGCACCCATGACCGTTACCGCACGACCGTCGACCTCGACACGCCGATTACTGACACGTCAGCGTTCCGCATCAACGCGTTCGGCCAGAGCCTCGGTTCGTCGCGCGATGTGATGAAGAACAAGGACTACGGCGTTGCGCCTGAAGTAAAGTTCGGCATCGGCACGCCGACGGAAATCACGTTGTCCGCGCTGATCCAGCACAATCGCGATCAGCCCGACTACGGCATTCCGCCGCTGAACGGTCACCCCGCGCCTGTGAATCGCGGCACGTTCTACGGCTACACCGACGACCGCACGATTCAGGACGTGCAGACGCTCAGCGCGCGCATCAAGCATCGCTTCAACGACGACCTGACCCTGCGCAACCAGACGCAGTTCAGCCACTACAGCACGGAAGCGCGCGCGACTAACGCGGCATCGGTGCTGACTGGGCCGCTCGGGACATCGACGGCGCTCACGAACGGCAACTTCACGACGATCGATCCGTCGAAACTGTTCGTGAAGCTGCAGGGCAAGGACCGCAACATTAACGACCACTCGGTCTATAACTCGACCGATCTCGAAGCGAAGTTCAACACGGGTCCGCTCAAGCACGACGTGATCACAGGTCTCGACCTGAGCCACGAAACGTATAGCAACCAGAGTTTCACGGCTACCTCGCCGGGTCTGCCGTCGAACACCATCGGCATCGTGCCGCTGATCGATCCCGCTTATACGCCGCGTCCGTCGAACGTGAAGGAAGTGGCGACCAATCTCGCTGAATCGAGCGCGAATGGCGTGGGCGCGTATGTGAACGACACGGTGTCGATCGGTCAGCACTGGAAGGTCGTGGGCGGCGTGCGCTGGGATCGCTACGAAGCGTCGATCCACAACTCGATCAACGTGCCCGGCTATGCAACGCAGACGAACTACTTCACCAGCGTGCGCGGCGGCATCATCTATCAGCCGGCCGACTGGCAGTCGTATTACGTGTCATATGGCACGTCGTTCGATCCTTCGCTCGAAGCGCTGACGTTGACCAATGGGCAGCAGAATCTGCCGCCCGAGCATAACAAGTCGTATGAAGTGGGCGCGAAGCTGGATCTGCTCGGCGGCGGGCTGTCCGTCACGCAATCGCTTTTCAACATCGAAAAGACGAATGCGCGCACGGCGAACCCGGACGGCAGCTACACGCTCGACGGCGATATCCGCGTGCGCGGCTATCAGATGGGTCTTGCCGGTCACATCACGAACAACTGGCAGGTGTTCGGCGGCTATACGTACATGGACGGCGAGATCCTGAAGGCCTTCGACGGCACGCAGGGCAAGGTGCCCGCCAACACGCCGAAACATACGCTGACGCTGTGGACGACGTATCTCTTCACGCCGCATTGGGAAATCGGCGGCGGTCCGACGTACATGTCGTCGCGTTATGCGGCCAACAACAACTTCGTGCAGGTTGGCGGCTACACGCGTTGGGACGCGATGGCGGCGTATCACGCGAAGCGTTACGACGTCCAGCTCAACGTGCTGAACCTGACCGACAAGAACTACTACGACGCGCTGATTCCGTCCGACGGCGGACGCGCAGTGCCGGGTTATGGGCGCACGTTCCTCGCGACGGTAAACTATCGCTTTTTCTGA